From Methylocystis sp. ATCC 49242, one genomic window encodes:
- the grxC gene encoding glutaredoxin 3 encodes MARIEIYTTPTCPYCIAAKKLLTQKGAAFEEISVAGDPEGRQRMSVRAGGRTTVPQIFIDDRHIGGCDDLYALDSRGELDPLLAAGVAS; translated from the coding sequence ATGGCCCGCATCGAAATCTACACCACGCCGACCTGCCCCTATTGCATCGCCGCCAAGAAGCTGCTGACGCAAAAGGGCGCAGCCTTCGAGGAAATCTCCGTCGCCGGCGACCCCGAGGGGCGCCAGCGCATGAGCGTGCGCGCGGGGGGGCGCACGACGGTGCCTCAAATCTTCATAGACGACAGGCACATCGGCGGCTGCGACGATCTATACGCGCTCGACAGTCGGGGCGAGCTCGATCCTCTGCTGGCGGCCGGAGTCGCGTCGTGA
- a CDS encoding DUF1214 domain-containing protein — MATRPYAKYLRAASAMIAGLLLGLLATILSLNSGYGFNPLRAGPWTAWPAVGGSEIDPYARAVVARSGEAPLGRDQGLAFVAQTDSSGAPLDGACDYQIVDPLPAARFWTIGLASPGGALLANPTGRYVFSSVDVLRREGGAFDIAVSRAAQPGNWLSPGETRNFVIMLRLYDTSLDVDARPDPASFPKITKLRCA; from the coding sequence GTGGCGACGAGACCCTACGCCAAATATCTGCGCGCGGCCTCGGCGATGATCGCCGGGCTTCTCCTCGGGCTGCTCGCCACGATACTGTCGCTGAATTCGGGCTACGGCTTCAACCCGCTGCGCGCCGGGCCGTGGACCGCCTGGCCGGCGGTCGGCGGCTCGGAGATCGATCCCTACGCGCGCGCCGTGGTCGCAAGGTCCGGCGAGGCGCCGCTGGGACGCGACCAGGGCCTCGCCTTCGTCGCCCAGACGGATTCGAGCGGCGCCCCGCTCGACGGCGCCTGCGATTATCAGATCGTCGATCCGCTGCCGGCCGCCCGATTCTGGACCATCGGGCTCGCGAGTCCCGGCGGCGCGCTTCTCGCCAATCCGACCGGGCGTTATGTCTTCTCCTCCGTCGATGTGCTGCGTCGAGAGGGCGGCGCTTTCGACATCGCTGTTTCGCGCGCGGCGCAGCCGGGAAACTGGCTGTCGCCGGGCGAGACGCGCAATTTCGTCATCATGCTGCGCCTCTACGACACGTCGCTCGACGTCGACGCGCGGCCCGATCCCGCATCTTTTCCCAAAATCACGAAACTGCGTTGCGCATGA
- a CDS encoding transglycosylase domain-containing protein, which yields MFERFSSSPIVKRIKRILLRIDALIDSSMFDSGRRSRELYEDFSAFMERFHVSGFSRVAVELSCEALTLGLAGGVVLLALAGSAFQMTNENDWLKQTDLAVTFLDRYGAEVGQRGIKHDDSVPLEQYPDYLIKAVLATEDRRFYEHFGIDVIGTARALTVNARSSGVVQGGSSITQQLAKNLFLSNERTITRKINEAFLALWLEHHLTKREILQLYLDRVYMGGGAFGIQAAAEFYFGKSVKDVTLAEAAMLAGLFKAPTKYAPHNNLPAARSRANDVLNNLVDAGFMTPSQIIAAQRSPATPIDRKRETAPDWYLDYAFGEIRKLAAAGKLGDNRVLAVRTALDSNVQKRAEEVIEKNLREQGRSYRVKQAAMVVMEPDGAVRAIVGGRDYGASQFNRATDGSRQPGSSFKPYVYLTALMTGKYKPTTIVTDRPTCIGNYCVHNYSGGYAGSMPLAMALAKSLNTVAIQLSQAIGNGDSRVGRAKIIDTCRRLGITTPLEDTPSLPVGQSDVILLEHSAAYAAFVNGGKKTTPYAAVEIRNRQGELLYRHDRDAPPQPQAVPYEKVVELAGMMKKVVEEGTGKRAQLGEGIDVIGKTGTTNGYKDAWFCGYSGTMGGCVWYGNDDNDPMNNMTGGTLPAGTWHDVMAYAHQGVPLKPIVGLKPDPKAADAVAANGVKPLELGAPQRPATLSKGAVQALESIQLKIRTIGGGKQSALEGPAALASQDEPRNSSHGFRAVGGVIQ from the coding sequence GTGTTCGAGCGTTTTTCGTCCTCGCCCATTGTGAAGCGGATCAAGCGAATCCTGCTGAGAATCGACGCCCTGATCGACTCCAGCATGTTCGACAGCGGCCGCCGTTCGCGCGAGCTTTACGAGGATTTCTCCGCCTTCATGGAGCGTTTTCACGTCTCCGGCTTCTCGCGCGTTGCGGTCGAACTCTCCTGCGAGGCGCTGACGCTCGGCCTTGCCGGCGGCGTCGTCCTGCTGGCGCTGGCCGGCTCGGCGTTTCAGATGACGAACGAGAACGATTGGTTGAAGCAGACCGATCTCGCCGTCACTTTTCTGGATCGTTACGGCGCGGAAGTCGGACAGCGCGGCATCAAGCATGACGATTCCGTGCCGCTGGAGCAATATCCCGACTATCTCATCAAGGCCGTGCTCGCCACCGAGGATCGCCGCTTCTATGAACATTTCGGCATCGACGTCATCGGGACGGCGCGCGCGCTGACTGTCAACGCGCGTTCCTCGGGCGTCGTGCAGGGCGGCTCCTCCATCACCCAGCAGCTCGCCAAGAATCTCTTTCTCTCCAACGAGCGCACCATCACTCGCAAGATCAACGAGGCATTCCTCGCGCTGTGGCTGGAGCACCACCTCACCAAGCGCGAAATATTGCAGCTCTATCTCGACCGTGTCTACATGGGCGGCGGCGCCTTCGGCATTCAGGCGGCGGCGGAGTTTTATTTCGGCAAGTCGGTCAAGGACGTGACGCTCGCGGAGGCGGCGATGCTCGCGGGTCTCTTCAAGGCGCCGACGAAATACGCGCCCCACAACAATCTCCCGGCGGCCCGCTCCCGCGCCAATGACGTGCTGAACAATCTCGTCGACGCCGGCTTTATGACTCCGAGCCAGATCATCGCGGCGCAGCGCAGCCCGGCGACGCCGATCGACCGAAAGCGCGAGACGGCGCCCGACTGGTATCTCGACTACGCCTTCGGCGAAATCCGCAAGCTCGCGGCCGCCGGCAAGCTCGGCGACAATCGCGTGCTGGCGGTGCGCACGGCGCTGGACTCCAATGTGCAGAAACGCGCGGAGGAAGTGATCGAGAAAAATCTGCGCGAGCAGGGCCGCTCCTATCGCGTCAAGCAGGCCGCGATGGTGGTGATGGAGCCCGACGGCGCGGTGCGGGCTATCGTCGGCGGGCGCGACTATGGCGCGAGCCAGTTCAACCGCGCGACGGACGGCTCCCGCCAGCCGGGTTCGTCCTTCAAGCCTTACGTCTATCTGACGGCGCTGATGACCGGCAAATACAAGCCGACGACCATCGTCACCGACCGCCCGACCTGCATCGGCAATTATTGTGTCCACAATTACAGCGGCGGTTATGCCGGCTCCATGCCGCTCGCCATGGCGCTGGCGAAGTCGCTCAACACTGTTGCGATTCAGCTGTCGCAGGCTATCGGCAATGGCGACTCGCGCGTTGGCCGCGCCAAAATCATCGACACCTGCCGGCGACTTGGCATCACCACGCCGCTCGAGGACACGCCGTCGCTGCCCGTGGGGCAGAGCGACGTGATTTTGCTCGAGCATTCCGCCGCCTACGCCGCCTTCGTCAACGGCGGCAAAAAGACGACGCCCTACGCCGCCGTCGAAATCCGCAATCGTCAGGGCGAACTGCTCTATCGTCACGATCGCGACGCGCCGCCGCAGCCGCAGGCGGTTCCCTATGAGAAAGTCGTCGAGCTTGCCGGCATGATGAAAAAAGTCGTCGAGGAAGGCACCGGCAAGCGCGCCCAGCTCGGCGAGGGAATCGACGTCATCGGCAAGACCGGCACCACCAACGGCTACAAGGACGCATGGTTCTGCGGCTACTCCGGCACGATGGGCGGCTGCGTTTGGTATGGCAACGACGACAATGATCCGATGAACAACATGACCGGCGGCACGCTGCCCGCCGGCACCTGGCACGACGTCATGGCCTATGCGCATCAGGGCGTTCCGCTGAAGCCCATCGTCGGCCTGAAGCCCGATCCCAAGGCCGCGGACGCCGTCGCGGCAAATGGCGTTAAGCCGCTGGAGCTCGGCGCGCCGCAGCGCCCCGCGACCCTGTCGAAAGGGGCTGTTCAGGCGCTCGAATCCATTCAGCTGAAGATCAGGACGATCGGCGGCGGCAAGCAGAGCGCGCTGGAAGGCCCCGCGGCGCTCGCGTCGCAGGACGAGCCGCGAAACAGTTCGCATGGCTTCCGCGCCGTCGGCGGCGTAATCCAGTAA
- a CDS encoding DUF1254 domain-containing protein, which produces MNIPDRYLDLIPWAIATLLIAGIVHIVSVLLMPTVAPRDAFARLAEAANAGEARNGLVLLPPMAPGSEVLPFEDPAFAEGVCVYDLAKGPIRVSAPADGEDFLALSFHAGAGRIYHAITDRSAIKGKIDIVIGDARQIEALEANDDEDAPPQEVRLTAPTKRGFVLARSFAKRASDQERARNRLGSIRCESFELPKE; this is translated from the coding sequence ATGAACATTCCTGATCGCTATCTCGATCTCATTCCCTGGGCGATCGCGACGCTGCTCATCGCGGGAATCGTGCATATCGTTTCCGTGCTGCTGATGCCGACGGTCGCGCCGCGTGACGCCTTTGCGCGTCTCGCCGAGGCAGCCAACGCCGGCGAAGCGCGCAACGGGCTCGTGCTCCTGCCGCCCATGGCGCCGGGCTCGGAGGTTCTGCCTTTCGAGGATCCCGCGTTTGCCGAAGGCGTCTGCGTCTATGATCTCGCCAAAGGCCCAATTCGGGTCAGCGCGCCGGCGGATGGCGAGGATTTTCTCGCGTTGTCTTTCCACGCTGGCGCCGGGCGCATCTATCACGCGATCACCGACCGCTCCGCGATCAAGGGCAAGATCGACATCGTGATCGGCGACGCGCGGCAGATCGAGGCTTTGGAGGCCAATGACGACGAGGACGCGCCGCCGCAGGAGGTGCGTCTCACCGCGCCGACGAAGCGCGGCTTCGTGCTGGCGCGCTCCTTCGCGAAGCGCGCGTCCGATCAGGAGCGCGCGCGCAACCGGCTGGGTTCGATTCGCTGCGAAAGCTTCGAACTGCCGAAAGAGTGA
- a CDS encoding DUF1178 family protein, translating to MIHYSLICDDGHNFDSWFRDSASFESQAGSGLVSCPFCNSTKVTRGVMAPHIARGREAEAERMRALISELREKVIAGTEDVGDRFSDEARKMEDGEVERRAIRGRATYEEAKALLEEGIEILPIPGLPTEGN from the coding sequence GTGATTCATTATTCGCTCATCTGCGACGACGGCCACAACTTCGACAGCTGGTTTCGCGACAGCGCCTCCTTCGAGTCGCAGGCCGGGAGCGGGCTCGTCTCCTGCCCCTTCTGCAACTCCACGAAGGTCACGCGCGGCGTGATGGCGCCACATATCGCCCGCGGCCGCGAGGCCGAGGCGGAGAGGATGCGCGCGCTGATCAGCGAATTGCGCGAGAAAGTCATCGCCGGAACGGAAGACGTCGGCGACCGCTTCTCCGACGAGGCGCGCAAGATGGAGGACGGCGAGGTCGAGCGCCGCGCCATCCGCGGCCGCGCGACCTACGAGGAAGCGAAGGCGTTGCTCGAAGAGGGCATCGAAATTCTGCCGATCCCCGGTCTGCCGACCGAAGGCAACTGA
- a CDS encoding GTP-binding protein: MSDDPSVLARRPPPPVPLTLLTGFLGAGKTTLLNRLLASPALADTLVLINEFGEIGLDHLFIEKVEGDMVLMSSGCVCCTIRGDLVNTLEDLLRRLDNGRIKPFRRVVLETTGLADPAPILHSIMYHPYLMLRYRLDGVVTVVDAVNGEGTLDAHEEAVKQAAVADRLVITKTDLPDGRARFESLATRLKALNPGARLLIAADGEATPEALLDCGLYDPATKTPRVKEWLNAEAVQEAHDHRHDHGHDHDHGHHHGHDHGRHHHERRQIDVNRHDDHIRAFCLSGDTPLTPASFDVFIDLLRHTHGPRLLRVKGIVGLSDDPSRPVVIHGVQHVFHPPHRLDAWPDEDRRTRIVFIVKDLDEGFVHGLYGALINRPAMDRPDAEALTNNPLAPAPGGLLG, from the coding sequence CCGGCTTTCTCGGCGCCGGAAAGACGACGCTTCTCAACCGGCTCCTCGCCTCGCCGGCCCTCGCCGACACGCTGGTTCTCATCAACGAGTTCGGCGAGATCGGCCTCGATCATCTCTTCATCGAGAAAGTCGAGGGCGACATGGTGCTGATGAGTTCGGGCTGCGTCTGCTGCACGATCCGCGGCGATCTGGTGAACACGCTGGAAGATCTGCTGCGCCGCCTCGACAACGGCCGCATCAAGCCCTTCCGCCGCGTGGTTCTGGAGACGACGGGCCTCGCCGATCCCGCGCCGATCCTGCACTCGATCATGTATCACCCCTATCTGATGCTGCGATACCGGCTCGACGGCGTCGTGACCGTCGTCGACGCCGTGAACGGCGAGGGGACGCTGGACGCGCATGAGGAGGCGGTGAAACAGGCCGCCGTCGCGGATCGTCTGGTCATCACCAAGACCGACCTTCCCGATGGCCGCGCGCGTTTCGAAAGTCTCGCCACGCGTCTGAAAGCGCTCAATCCCGGCGCAAGGCTGCTTATAGCCGCCGACGGGGAGGCGACGCCCGAGGCCCTGCTCGACTGCGGCCTCTATGATCCCGCGACCAAGACGCCGCGCGTGAAAGAGTGGCTGAACGCCGAGGCTGTGCAGGAAGCGCATGACCACAGGCACGATCACGGACATGATCACGATCACGGTCATCATCACGGCCATGACCACGGACGCCATCATCACGAGCGCCGCCAGATCGACGTCAACCGCCACGACGATCACATCCGCGCCTTCTGCCTCTCGGGCGACACGCCGCTGACGCCTGCCTCCTTTGACGTCTTCATCGATCTGCTGCGCCACACCCACGGGCCCAGGCTGCTGCGCGTCAAGGGGATCGTCGGTCTTTCGGACGATCCCTCGCGTCCGGTGGTGATCCATGGCGTGCAGCATGTCTTCCATCCGCCGCACCGGCTCGACGCCTGGCCGGACGAGGATCGCCGCACCCGGATCGTCTTCATCGTCAAGGATCTCGACGAGGGCTTCGTTCACGGCCTCTATGGCGCGCTGATCAACCGTCCGGCGATGGACCGGCCCGACGCCGAAGCGCTGACCAACAACCCGCTGGCGCCCGCGCCGGGCGGCCTTCTGGGATGA
- a CDS encoding ComF family protein, whose translation MTPALGGLPDLARRAGAALLDLVYPPSCLVCRKAVAQNGALCAACWSDIAFIERPFCERLGTPFERDLDQPGLISPEAAANPPVFHRARAVARYDSDKARSLAHRLKYYDRLELAGPMGRWMARAGADILSDADVLAPIPLHRLRLIARRFNQSAALANVVSRECGAPVETMALMRVKPTAPQVGLSRAQRAANLSGAFRVDPERAALLKGQNVVLVDDVLTTGATANAAARALLKAGAARVDLLVFARAVTTG comes from the coding sequence ATGACTCCGGCGCTCGGCGGCCTTCCCGATCTGGCCCGCCGCGCGGGCGCCGCGCTGCTCGATCTCGTCTATCCGCCGTCCTGCCTCGTCTGTCGCAAGGCGGTGGCGCAGAATGGGGCGCTCTGCGCAGCCTGCTGGAGCGACATCGCCTTCATCGAGCGGCCGTTCTGCGAGCGGCTCGGTACGCCCTTCGAGCGCGATCTCGATCAGCCGGGCCTGATCTCGCCAGAGGCCGCCGCCAATCCGCCGGTTTTCCATCGCGCCCGGGCGGTTGCGCGCTATGACAGCGACAAGGCCCGCTCGCTCGCGCATCGGCTGAAATATTACGACAGGCTGGAGCTGGCCGGCCCCATGGGCCGCTGGATGGCGCGCGCGGGCGCCGACATTCTCTCCGACGCCGACGTTCTCGCGCCGATCCCGCTCCATCGGCTGCGGCTGATAGCTCGCCGTTTCAACCAGTCGGCGGCGCTGGCCAATGTCGTCTCGCGCGAATGCGGCGCGCCCGTCGAGACCATGGCGCTGATGCGGGTCAAGCCGACAGCCCCGCAGGTGGGCCTCTCCCGCGCCCAGCGCGCCGCCAATCTTTCCGGCGCCTTTCGCGTGGACCCCGAGCGCGCCGCCCTGCTGAAAGGCCAGAATGTCGTGCTCGTCGACGACGTCCTGACGACCGGCGCGACCGCCAACGCCGCCGCGCGCGCCCTGCTGAAGGCCGGCGCGGCGCGGGTTGATCTGCTGGTCTTCGCGCGGGCCGTGACAACGGGCTAA
- a CDS encoding YcgN family cysteine cluster protein has product MAGEKGKKGAQTPFWEKPLSDLTRAQWEKLCDGCGRCCLVKLEDDDTGAIYHTSVACKLLDHESCQCGDYPNRRDHVPDCVRLTLAKLQKINWLPPTCAYVLRNEGKPLPPWHPLISGDPDSVHRADVSVRGKVEAGEDEIDTDDLPDFIRLWPKRWPKKARY; this is encoded by the coding sequence ATGGCGGGCGAAAAAGGCAAAAAAGGCGCACAAACGCCCTTCTGGGAAAAACCTCTCTCCGACCTCACCCGCGCGCAATGGGAAAAGCTCTGCGACGGCTGCGGGCGGTGCTGTCTGGTCAAGCTCGAGGATGACGACACCGGCGCGATCTATCACACGAGCGTTGCGTGCAAGCTCCTGGACCACGAAAGCTGCCAGTGCGGGGATTATCCGAACCGGCGCGACCATGTGCCCGACTGCGTGCGGCTGACGCTGGCGAAGCTGCAGAAAATCAACTGGCTGCCACCGACCTGCGCCTATGTGTTGCGAAACGAGGGCAAGCCCCTGCCGCCCTGGCACCCGCTGATCTCCGGCGATCCCGACAGCGTGCATCGCGCAGATGTTTCCGTACGCGGAAAGGTCGAGGCGGGGGAGGATGAGATCGACACCGACGATCTGCCGGATTTCATCCGCCTGTGGCCCAAGCGCTGGCCGAAGAAGGCGCGATATTGA